CCCGGCTGCGGTTCGACGACtgcgccgctgccgccgccgtgGAGCCCCGGCTCAACGGGTTCAACGGGTTCCGCGGCGTCCTCTACGCGATGCGCAACGTGAGCTCCCTCCTCCTGACCGTCCTCCTCTCGGGCCTAGTCTACCACTGCCCGGAGCAGAGCTTCTTCTCCGCCCGGCCttacggcggcggcgggggggagTACGAGCGGCCGTGCACACTGTTCGGGTCGGGGATAATGATATCGGCGGCGCGGCTGGAGCAGAGGATAGGGGAGGAGATGAACCGGAGGGGGAGCGGGAGGAGGGCGATGATAATGGTGGAGGAGTACAGGAGGGCGAGGGCGGGGATGGAGGAGATCAGG
The window above is part of the Eucalyptus grandis isolate ANBG69807.140 chromosome 6, ASM1654582v1, whole genome shotgun sequence genome. Proteins encoded here:
- the LOC104452178 gene encoding uncharacterized protein LOC104452178, whose amino-acid sequence is MDESSKLWDACHLLKSGVSALESFYSSALDIVASLDLHRHLSPQLSRQLARAIAACGREAAGLEEENRALVEARMGQLSRLRFDDCAAAAAVEPRLNGFNGFRGVLYAMRNVSSLLLTVLLSGLVYHCPEQSFFSARPYGGGGGEYERPCTLFGSGIMISAARLEQRIGEEMNRRGSGRRAMIMVEEYRRARAGMEEIRGCLEGGGAAAAAAAEGGGGGGAGMRERVEEVRGAWGR